Proteins from a single region of Haloterrigena alkaliphila:
- a CDS encoding DUF7344 domain-containing protein, with protein MSNPAVSRRTSDSRDAIFGALADEQRREILRIVRERSPSRIDKSDLAYELAAVIGDKRLADVTDDEYRRALVDCQHRSLPALIDAGLLAGTDDDAVVATDHWAFDDSELATVLDGRTDAREGDLDALFDSLADARRRTILTVLGNQYHAISTETLARDVAARESGTAERDVSQDRLERVHSSLVHSHLPRLRDAGLVGYDADAGSVSYEGHPMLRTEWLEDGADDPSSDADDSDVTAETDVRTLQGRETIITTGQSLCERAEDELFMMFTTTGLLEEGCFRRIEDALDRGVDVYLGSSDPRVRELVRERTPDVVLWEPQQDWLNLPPNGESIGRLVFADREAVMLGTFGPPAGNEETVETAIVGDGPDNGLVTLMRQLLGSRLDRLDEQTELAQAELPL; from the coding sequence ATGAGTAATCCAGCCGTCAGCCGACGAACATCGGACTCTCGGGACGCCATCTTCGGCGCGCTCGCCGACGAGCAACGCCGCGAAATCCTCCGCATCGTCCGCGAACGCTCGCCGAGTCGGATCGATAAAAGCGACCTTGCCTACGAACTCGCCGCGGTAATCGGCGACAAACGGCTCGCAGACGTGACCGACGACGAATATCGGCGCGCGCTCGTCGACTGTCAGCACCGATCGCTGCCCGCCCTGATCGATGCCGGCCTCCTCGCGGGGACCGACGACGACGCAGTCGTCGCGACCGATCACTGGGCGTTCGACGACTCCGAACTCGCCACCGTTCTCGACGGTCGAACCGACGCCCGCGAGGGTGACCTCGACGCGCTGTTCGATTCGCTCGCCGACGCGCGACGCCGAACGATCCTCACCGTACTCGGGAATCAATACCACGCGATTTCGACGGAGACGCTCGCGCGAGACGTCGCGGCTCGAGAGTCGGGAACGGCCGAGCGGGACGTCTCCCAGGACCGACTCGAGCGCGTCCACTCCTCGCTCGTTCACAGCCACCTGCCGCGCCTGCGTGACGCCGGCCTCGTCGGCTACGACGCGGACGCCGGCAGCGTCTCCTACGAGGGTCACCCGATGCTGCGTACCGAGTGGCTCGAGGACGGCGCGGACGACCCGTCGTCGGACGCCGATGACTCCGACGTGACGGCCGAGACCGACGTTCGAACGCTGCAGGGTCGAGAGACCATCATCACGACCGGCCAGTCGCTCTGCGAGCGGGCGGAGGACGAACTGTTCATGATGTTCACGACCACGGGGCTGCTCGAGGAGGGCTGTTTCCGTCGGATCGAGGACGCCCTCGACCGCGGCGTCGACGTCTATCTGGGCTCGAGCGATCCGCGCGTGCGCGAACTCGTTCGGGAACGGACGCCCGACGTCGTCCTCTGGGAGCCACAGCAGGACTGGCTCAACCTGCCGCCGAACGGGGAGTCGATCGGTCGACTCGTGTTCGCGGACCGTGAGGCCGTGATGCTGGGAACCTTCGGACCGCCGGCCGGAAACGAGGAGACGGTCGAAACGGCGATCGTCGGCGACGGACCGGACAACGGGCTCGTCACCCTCATGCGACAGCTGCTGGGATCCAGACTCGATCGGTTGGACGAGCAGACGGAACTCGCGCAAGCGGAACTCCCGCTGTAA
- a CDS encoding ABC transporter ATP-binding protein: MSNNALRETAGRDEHASTDAESTTAVRLAGVTHEYGSGGRRSSDDRTVTALRDVTFDVQTGEIVGLEGPSGSGKSTILHAVSGLLVPSEGSVELLGTDLTNGSERERTRLRRNHVGIVFQRFHLLPSLSARANVALPLVQAGVDRSTRRNRAESLLEQVGLGDRIDHLPGELSGGERQRVAIARALVTDPDVIVADEPTGELDTATGADVLGLLTDIGRDRALLVASHDHSTLGVADRVVTLRDGRVVDRGE; the protein is encoded by the coding sequence ATGAGCAACAACGCACTGCGGGAGACGGCCGGCCGGGACGAGCACGCGAGTACCGACGCCGAATCGACGACGGCTGTTCGTCTCGCTGGCGTCACCCACGAGTACGGCTCCGGCGGTCGTCGCTCGAGCGACGATCGGACGGTGACGGCGCTTCGAGACGTCACGTTCGACGTGCAGACGGGGGAGATCGTCGGCCTCGAGGGACCGAGCGGGAGCGGCAAGTCAACGATCCTGCACGCGGTCAGCGGGCTGCTGGTGCCGAGCGAGGGCTCCGTCGAACTCCTCGGGACGGATCTCACGAACGGATCGGAGCGCGAACGGACGCGCCTGCGCCGGAACCACGTCGGCATCGTCTTCCAGCGGTTCCACCTCTTGCCGTCGCTGTCGGCCCGAGCGAACGTCGCGCTCCCGCTCGTGCAGGCCGGGGTCGACCGGTCGACCCGTCGGAACCGCGCGGAATCGCTCCTCGAGCAGGTCGGACTCGGCGATCGAATCGATCACCTGCCGGGCGAACTCAGCGGCGGCGAGCGCCAGCGCGTCGCCATCGCGCGAGCGCTGGTGACCGATCCGGACGTCATCGTCGCCGACGAGCCGACGGGTGAACTGGACACGGCGACGGGCGCGGACGTGCTCGGCCTCCTGACGGATATCGGTCGGGATCGAGCGCTGCTGGTCGCCTCCCACGACCACTCGACGCTCGGCGTCGCGGATCGGGTCGTGACGCTCCGGGACGGCCGGGTGGTCGACCGTGGGGAATGA
- a CDS encoding METTL5 family protein, with amino-acid sequence MTGPSRRTLARALEALADFADPSLALEQYLTPPEIAAHVCHEARLQDDLDGWVVDLGTGTGMLAIAASLVGAERVVGVDVDADALTQARRNADRIDEAGKHGPLEWVRGDATDPPLSPPNAPVTVLSNPPFGAQRDNRHADRRFLETARSLADVSYTIHNEGSQEFVESFAADEGGEVTHAFRAEFPIANRFEFHTESEATLEAEVFRIEWLRE; translated from the coding sequence ATGACCGGCCCGTCGCGTCGCACCCTCGCTCGAGCGCTCGAAGCGCTCGCCGATTTTGCCGACCCCTCCCTCGCACTCGAGCAGTATCTCACCCCGCCGGAGATCGCCGCCCACGTCTGCCACGAGGCGCGCCTGCAGGACGACCTCGATGGCTGGGTCGTCGACCTCGGGACGGGGACCGGAATGCTCGCCATCGCGGCCTCGCTGGTGGGCGCCGAGCGGGTCGTCGGCGTCGACGTCGACGCCGACGCGCTCACACAGGCCCGCCGCAACGCCGACCGAATCGACGAGGCGGGGAAACACGGCCCCCTCGAGTGGGTGCGGGGCGACGCCACTGATCCGCCGTTATCGCCCCCTAACGCCCCCGTGACCGTCCTCTCGAACCCGCCCTTCGGCGCCCAGCGCGACAACCGCCACGCCGATCGGCGGTTCCTCGAGACGGCGCGCTCGCTCGCGGACGTCTCCTACACGATTCACAACGAGGGGAGCCAGGAATTCGTCGAGTCGTTCGCGGCCGACGAGGGCGGCGAGGTGACCCACGCGTTCCGCGCCGAGTTCCCGATCGCCAACCGGTTCGAGTTCCACACCGAGTCCGAAGCGACGCTCGAGGCCGAGGTGTTCCGGATCGAGTGGCTCCGGGAGTAA
- a CDS encoding MBL fold metallo-hydrolase translates to MIHSDWGDWLVRDVEDASPDGVVIWYLGCNGFVLKGSEGTTIYVDPYLGVGDPPRTVRMIPVPFDPADVTEADAVLATHEHSDHVDGESQAPILEATGATFYAPDDSLAVAREKQRWTDEWDLTDEQFAEVAEGDTLEIGEFTVHVEVAHDPDATHPVSYVFEHDAGTFFHGGDTKPSDEFERLGAEYDIDLGALAFGTVGQIPDKETREPKRTRWYNDENQIVECASALQFDRLLPSHWDMWKGLTADPTALHHHANSFAYPSRLEIVEIGDRVDL, encoded by the coding sequence ATGATCCACAGCGACTGGGGAGACTGGCTCGTTCGCGATGTCGAAGACGCCTCGCCCGACGGCGTGGTGATCTGGTATCTCGGCTGCAACGGCTTCGTACTCAAAGGCAGCGAGGGGACGACGATCTACGTCGATCCCTACCTCGGAGTGGGCGATCCGCCCCGGACCGTCCGGATGATTCCCGTTCCCTTCGATCCCGCCGACGTCACCGAGGCCGACGCCGTCCTGGCGACCCACGAGCACTCCGACCACGTCGACGGGGAGAGTCAGGCCCCCATCCTCGAAGCCACGGGGGCGACCTTCTACGCGCCCGACGACAGCCTCGCGGTCGCGCGCGAGAAACAACGGTGGACCGACGAGTGGGACCTGACCGACGAGCAATTTGCGGAGGTAGCCGAGGGCGATACCCTCGAGATCGGCGAGTTCACGGTCCACGTCGAGGTGGCCCACGACCCGGACGCGACGCATCCGGTCAGCTACGTCTTCGAACACGACGCCGGGACGTTCTTCCACGGCGGCGATACGAAACCGTCCGACGAGTTCGAACGACTCGGGGCGGAGTACGACATCGATCTCGGAGCGCTCGCTTTCGGGACCGTCGGTCAGATCCCTGACAAGGAAACGCGAGAACCGAAACGGACGCGCTGGTACAACGACGAGAATCAGATCGTCGAGTGCGCGTCAGCGCTCCAGTTCGATCGCCTCCTCCCCAGCCACTGGGACATGTGGAAGGGCCTCACCGCGGATCCGACGGCGCTTCACCACCACGCCAACAGCTTCGCGTACCCGTCGCGACTCGAGATCGTCGAGATCGGTGACCGAGTCGACCTCTAG
- the dph2 gene encoding diphthamide biosynthesis enzyme Dph2 encodes MSQESEYTEGDLRNTGMQLKHDREWDYELEQIVDAIEERDAKTVGLQFPEGLKRRGPAVADDLRELTGDDVTFMLSGQPCYGACDLDTYLMKRTDVFVHFGHSPMKDTDKVIYVPLFSNVEVAPIMEEALDTLEPPEETDDIGLVTTAQHMNRYEEMREFLEERGYDVHSRRGDERLTHEGQVLGCNYASADVPAEQVLYVGGGKFHPLGLAMEYPEKHVVIADPVNNVVTVADTEKFMKQRYGAVHRAMDAEKWGVIFCTKIGQGRWEQAQEILEDNDDAYLITMDEVTPDRLRNFDMDAFVNTGCPRITTDDGPQFHKPMLTPGEYEIAIGNKSLDELSFDTFHGTW; translated from the coding sequence ATGAGTCAGGAGTCGGAGTACACCGAGGGGGACCTCCGGAACACCGGAATGCAGCTCAAGCACGATCGGGAGTGGGACTACGAACTCGAGCAGATCGTCGACGCGATCGAGGAGCGCGACGCGAAGACGGTCGGCCTGCAGTTCCCCGAGGGGCTGAAACGGCGCGGTCCGGCCGTGGCCGACGACCTCCGGGAACTGACCGGCGACGACGTGACGTTCATGCTCTCGGGTCAGCCGTGTTACGGCGCCTGCGATCTGGACACCTATCTGATGAAGCGGACCGACGTGTTCGTTCACTTCGGCCACTCGCCGATGAAGGACACGGACAAGGTGATCTACGTCCCGCTGTTCTCGAACGTCGAGGTCGCGCCGATCATGGAGGAGGCCCTCGACACCCTCGAGCCACCCGAAGAGACCGACGACATCGGCCTCGTGACGACCGCCCAGCACATGAACCGCTACGAGGAGATGCGCGAGTTCCTCGAAGAGCGTGGCTACGACGTCCACAGCCGTCGCGGCGACGAACGGCTGACCCACGAGGGGCAGGTGCTCGGCTGTAACTACGCGAGCGCGGACGTGCCCGCGGAGCAGGTCCTCTACGTCGGCGGCGGCAAGTTCCACCCCCTGGGCCTGGCGATGGAGTACCCCGAGAAACACGTCGTCATCGCCGACCCGGTCAACAACGTCGTCACCGTCGCCGACACGGAGAAGTTCATGAAGCAGCGCTACGGCGCGGTCCACCGCGCGATGGACGCCGAGAAGTGGGGCGTCATCTTCTGTACCAAGATCGGGCAGGGTCGCTGGGAACAGGCTCAGGAAATCCTCGAGGACAACGACGACGCGTATCTCATCACGATGGACGAGGTGACCCCGGATCGCCTGCGCAACTTCGACATGGACGCCTTCGTCAACACCGGCTGTCCGCGGATCACCACCGACGACGGCCCGCAGTTCCACAAGCCGATGCTGACGCCCGGGGAGTACGAAATCGCTATCGGCAACAAGTCCCTGGACGAACTCTCCTTCGACACGTTCCACGGCACCTGGTAG
- a CDS encoding DUF7139 domain-containing protein, producing MSAEQSPDGYLFDLYRRYIGEPEDRTDVYVGFGLFLGGIGLAIIALLLFMWSSTFEARSAGHITWAEPAYGIVMIALPLLMLGIVVLLPSDGRVLYTSLAGVAITAVAVGGFLYAYPDDWNGYGADYTAQIVAVYAVGLAGITASTGAALIAHYLDMAKRVEAVEVGEEDEADDVTDADVRSDIDEAMEDVELSWGGVQKTEHKRLNFSNDDFEEVSVDSDAGTKTTRSTGVDAQVAGLKGLKGGETKKTTSSATVDNQTAKLKELREQQRAEELATADDDGGLSGLLERFRQLLRRE from the coding sequence ATGTCAGCGGAACAGTCTCCAGACGGCTATCTCTTCGACCTCTACCGTCGGTACATCGGCGAACCGGAGGATCGGACCGACGTCTACGTCGGCTTCGGTCTGTTCCTCGGCGGCATCGGCCTCGCGATCATCGCGCTGTTGCTCTTCATGTGGAGTAGCACGTTCGAAGCCCGGAGCGCGGGTCACATCACGTGGGCCGAGCCCGCGTACGGGATCGTGATGATCGCGCTTCCCCTCCTGATGCTGGGAATCGTAGTCCTGCTTCCCTCCGACGGTCGCGTCCTGTACACGTCGCTCGCCGGCGTCGCGATCACGGCCGTCGCGGTCGGCGGCTTCCTCTACGCCTATCCCGACGACTGGAACGGCTACGGCGCCGACTACACGGCCCAGATCGTCGCGGTCTACGCCGTCGGACTCGCCGGTATCACGGCCTCGACGGGCGCCGCGTTGATCGCACACTACCTCGACATGGCGAAGCGCGTCGAGGCGGTCGAGGTCGGCGAGGAAGACGAGGCGGACGACGTCACCGACGCCGACGTCCGCAGCGACATCGACGAGGCGATGGAGGACGTCGAACTCTCCTGGGGCGGCGTCCAGAAGACCGAGCACAAGCGCCTCAACTTCTCCAATGACGATTTTGAGGAAGTCTCGGTCGACTCCGACGCGGGCACGAAGACGACCCGTTCGACGGGCGTCGACGCGCAGGTCGCCGGCCTCAAGGGACTGAAAGGCGGCGAGACGAAGAAGACGACCTCGAGCGCGACGGTCGACAATCAGACGGCGAAACTGAAGGAACTGCGCGAGCAACAGCGCGCTGAAGAGTTGGCGACCGCCGACGATGACGGTGGATTGTCCGGACTGCTGGAACGGTTCCGTCAACTCCTCCGCCGCGAGTAA
- a CDS encoding ABC transporter permease, which translates to MSRRTVVRIRALFGLAFAQLRRSPGRTALTVLAVTLAVLSVTLLASLGVGVVETGQDGLENAGRDIWVSSDPIDPSASGTENPIVGAHGVAAEMAARDDVSSAAPIALQEVYVASESGEIERTAAVGVHETHDGFGFEAGRGFETEMNHSGGTASLADRPTEPTTEEVVLEPDTAAELGVSVGDTVTVGTSRETVDDHEFTVVGIASYYSQFLGTDVETIPLTDLQAVAGTTGSDRATFVTASVADGADPAVVADDLDEEYPSYDVRTSDEQVGAMVEERPLVLASGATLVGLAVVGGIVLTINLFALVAYQQRDELAALRAIGLSRWVLAGIIGVQGLLIGIVGGLVGLAATPALATGLNRLAGSVAGFDSLLRTPTEVYVAGLALAIFVGTVVAVVTGWRAGRYARLQHLEG; encoded by the coding sequence ATGAGCCGTCGAACGGTGGTCCGGATCAGGGCGCTGTTCGGGCTGGCGTTCGCCCAGTTACGCCGGTCTCCGGGCAGAACCGCCCTCACCGTCCTCGCCGTGACGCTGGCCGTGCTCTCGGTGACGCTGCTCGCGAGTCTGGGCGTCGGTGTCGTCGAGACCGGGCAGGACGGCCTCGAGAACGCCGGGCGAGACATCTGGGTCTCGAGCGATCCGATCGATCCCTCGGCCAGCGGGACGGAGAACCCGATCGTCGGCGCCCACGGCGTCGCGGCGGAGATGGCCGCCCGCGACGACGTCAGTTCCGCGGCGCCCATCGCATTGCAGGAGGTCTACGTCGCGTCGGAGTCGGGCGAGATCGAACGGACGGCGGCCGTCGGGGTCCACGAAACGCACGACGGATTCGGCTTCGAGGCCGGCCGCGGCTTCGAGACCGAGATGAACCACTCCGGCGGCACCGCCTCACTCGCCGACCGGCCGACCGAGCCGACGACCGAGGAGGTCGTCCTGGAGCCGGACACCGCCGCGGAGCTGGGCGTCTCCGTCGGCGACACGGTCACCGTCGGTACCAGCCGCGAGACGGTCGACGACCACGAGTTCACCGTCGTCGGGATCGCGTCGTACTACTCGCAGTTCCTCGGGACGGACGTCGAGACGATTCCGCTGACCGATCTTCAGGCGGTCGCCGGCACGACCGGCTCCGACCGGGCGACGTTCGTCACCGCCAGCGTCGCAGACGGCGCCGATCCGGCGGTCGTCGCGGACGACCTCGACGAGGAGTATCCGAGCTACGACGTCCGCACCAGCGACGAGCAGGTCGGCGCGATGGTCGAGGAACGGCCCCTCGTCCTGGCCAGCGGCGCGACCCTGGTGGGGCTGGCCGTCGTGGGCGGCATCGTCCTGACGATCAACCTGTTCGCGCTCGTGGCCTACCAGCAGCGGGACGAACTCGCGGCGCTCCGGGCGATCGGACTGTCGCGGTGGGTCCTCGCGGGAATCATCGGCGTGCAGGGCCTACTCATCGGGATCGTCGGCGGCCTCGTCGGACTCGCCGCGACGCCGGCGCTCGCGACCGGCCTCAACCGCCTCGCGGGGTCGGTCGCCGGCTTCGACTCGCTGTTGCGGACGCCGACGGAAGTCTACGTCGCCGGCCTCGCGCTGGCGATATTCGTCGGGACGGTCGTCGCCGTCGTCACCGGCTGGCGGGCCGGTCGCTACGCGCGACTCCAGCACCTCGAGGGGTAG
- a CDS encoding zf-TFIIB domain-containing protein — MSCPRCQGSLEELSLGDVSTVTCPHCGFADVPVEHVQEEEEPESWRDAFNRFYEH, encoded by the coding sequence ATGAGCTGTCCACGGTGCCAGGGGTCGCTCGAGGAACTCTCGCTGGGCGACGTCTCCACGGTGACGTGTCCGCACTGTGGCTTCGCGGACGTCCCCGTCGAACACGTCCAGGAGGAAGAGGAGCCGGAATCCTGGCGCGACGCGTTCAATCGATTCTACGAGCACTGA
- a CDS encoding AAA family ATPase — protein MSSTADTDDVVEVSADGLTVRKSFTPDEFPVPAIRFEIESDRNDQVIFRLSEDIPESFPMDKVGFHPEYHSDDWTAFQDNHVEFTGTLESGDPLVTVYGIRIDDESEADQFLTEPELVEVNADGESGSDADEVDDDVIVNIVSEDRNQPVKDMIAGESDSVPGLEDDEEDATGAEEEATGAEEDATSAEEDAAGTAEDEAEDDDFEAESSGLDLDLGNVDTDPEPVDDEDDPEADAPDIDLGFEEEEIPDPDESEAESEPDDEADGSLEIDLADDEDAESATDADEESASDADAEPEIELDLDAAAAGAVADETDDEPAEADDAESTADGESTETDDEPADAEDGIDIETDESVDDGASDEVADEPTEDDESTTESDHESDSAADTADDGAADTVEDDAESEPEPTTVDGSVAARLATELREGTIDDDDIAVLRSELDLEPSGPDVAKVEHLQSRVEEVAAYTDALEQFLDENGTGQQLIEEVQADLDDLAADVAGLDERLDGTEDHVADVETDLESVSETVDTVETGLDDVEATVDDLDEDLTAVADDVEAVDDTVETLSDDLGDLEEDVDDVSADVESIEEDVEDVRAEVTDIQEWRDQLGSMFTD, from the coding sequence ATGAGTAGCACCGCCGACACGGACGACGTGGTCGAGGTCAGTGCTGACGGGTTGACCGTCCGGAAATCGTTCACGCCGGACGAGTTCCCTGTCCCTGCGATCCGGTTCGAAATCGAATCCGATCGTAACGACCAGGTGATATTTCGTCTCTCCGAGGACATTCCCGAATCGTTCCCGATGGACAAAGTCGGGTTCCATCCCGAGTATCACAGCGACGACTGGACCGCCTTCCAGGACAATCACGTCGAGTTCACCGGGACGCTCGAGTCGGGCGACCCACTCGTGACCGTCTACGGGATTCGCATCGACGACGAGAGCGAGGCCGACCAGTTCCTGACCGAACCGGAACTCGTCGAGGTCAACGCCGACGGCGAGAGCGGCTCCGACGCCGACGAGGTCGACGACGACGTCATCGTCAACATCGTCTCCGAGGACCGCAACCAGCCGGTCAAGGATATGATCGCCGGCGAGTCGGACAGCGTTCCCGGACTCGAGGACGACGAGGAAGACGCAACTGGCGCCGAGGAAGAGGCGACCGGCGCGGAGGAAGACGCGACTAGCGCCGAAGAGGACGCAGCCGGCACAGCGGAAGACGAGGCCGAAGACGACGATTTCGAGGCGGAGTCGAGCGGCCTCGATCTGGACCTCGGTAACGTCGACACCGATCCCGAGCCGGTCGACGACGAGGACGATCCCGAAGCCGACGCGCCCGATATCGACCTCGGGTTCGAGGAAGAGGAGATTCCGGATCCCGACGAGTCCGAGGCCGAGTCCGAACCCGACGACGAGGCGGACGGCTCGCTCGAGATCGACCTCGCAGACGACGAAGACGCCGAGTCGGCGACCGACGCGGACGAGGAGTCGGCATCCGACGCGGACGCCGAACCGGAGATCGAACTCGACCTCGACGCGGCGGCGGCAGGCGCGGTTGCCGACGAAACCGACGACGAACCGGCCGAGGCGGACGACGCCGAATCGACGGCCGACGGCGAGTCCACGGAAACGGACGACGAACCGGCGGACGCCGAGGACGGGATCGATATCGAGACCGACGAGTCCGTGGACGACGGGGCGAGTGACGAGGTGGCCGACGAACCGACGGAAGACGACGAGTCGACCACCGAGTCCGACCACGAATCCGACAGCGCGGCCGACACGGCGGACGACGGCGCTGCCGACACGGTAGAGGACGACGCCGAGTCCGAACCCGAACCGACGACGGTCGACGGCTCCGTCGCCGCTCGACTCGCAACCGAACTCCGCGAGGGGACGATCGACGACGACGATATCGCGGTCCTTCGCTCCGAACTCGACCTCGAGCCGTCCGGTCCCGACGTCGCGAAGGTCGAACACCTCCAGTCGCGCGTCGAGGAGGTCGCCGCCTACACCGACGCGCTCGAGCAGTTCCTCGACGAGAACGGCACCGGGCAACAGCTCATCGAGGAGGTGCAGGCCGACCTCGACGACCTCGCGGCCGACGTCGCGGGGCTCGACGAGCGCCTCGACGGGACCGAAGATCACGTCGCCGACGTCGAGACCGACCTCGAGTCCGTCTCGGAGACGGTCGACACCGTCGAAACGGGCCTCGACGACGTCGAAGCGACCGTGGACGATCTCGACGAGGATCTCACCGCCGTCGCGGACGACGTCGAAGCGGTCGACGACACCGTCGAGACCCTCTCGGACGACCTCGGCGATCTCGAGGAAGACGTCGACGACGTATCGGCGGACGTCGAATCGATCGAGGAGGACGTCGAAGACGTTCGGGCCGAAGTCACCGACATTCAGGAGTGGCGCGACCAGCTCGGCTCGATGTTCACCGACTGA
- a CDS encoding ABC transporter permease, translating into MGNDEFDPASAGDRRGRWRGLIGVSVTRLWKRATGTRSRRIAATVAAVALTIALLIVVTGVALGLADGGVVDDDDADVRITPEDDSLSAVDGVEGPRLGATNERADRIRTREGVAHASPALVEPVRLESADGGEARTVLFVGVVPDDESRTVSGLSTASLEPGDPHYADGAYDGPRRGEVVLSRAAADRLAAEDGDELAVTGPQIPEGMPAPTVTVTAVEDAGDDETPVALVHLSELQTLAGADDGQLADRMLVWGERDAAQAAATDAYPEASITAVERTNPSALFDDGLAFVTSLLALVVGVVICASFVATTTGMTVNEDRRTLAVLESIGFSTSSRLAIVAVSTLLTTLFGALVGIVLGAVGIYAVNEVAAATVAPGAVAQLHPAFVPYAIIVALVSGLVATPYPLLVAARTSVLEEVGR; encoded by the coding sequence GTGGGGAATGACGAGTTCGATCCGGCCTCGGCGGGCGACCGCCGGGGGCGCTGGCGCGGGCTGATCGGCGTCTCGGTCACCAGACTCTGGAAGCGGGCGACGGGGACGCGCTCCCGGCGCATCGCGGCGACGGTCGCCGCCGTCGCGCTGACGATCGCGCTGCTGATCGTCGTGACCGGCGTCGCGCTGGGGCTGGCGGATGGCGGCGTCGTCGACGACGACGATGCCGACGTTCGGATCACGCCGGAGGACGATTCCCTGTCGGCCGTCGACGGGGTGGAGGGGCCGCGACTCGGGGCGACCAACGAGCGCGCCGACCGGATCCGCACTCGAGAGGGCGTCGCGCACGCGTCGCCGGCCCTCGTCGAACCGGTTCGCCTCGAGTCGGCCGACGGGGGCGAGGCGCGGACCGTCCTGTTCGTCGGCGTCGTCCCGGACGACGAATCGCGGACGGTCAGCGGCCTCTCGACGGCGTCGCTCGAGCCGGGCGACCCTCACTACGCCGACGGCGCCTACGACGGCCCGCGACGCGGCGAGGTGGTCCTCTCGCGGGCCGCCGCGGATCGACTCGCGGCCGAGGACGGGGACGAACTCGCGGTCACCGGGCCACAGATACCCGAGGGGATGCCGGCGCCGACGGTGACGGTGACCGCGGTCGAGGACGCGGGCGACGACGAGACGCCGGTCGCGCTCGTCCACCTGAGCGAACTCCAGACGCTGGCCGGCGCCGACGACGGTCAACTCGCCGATCGGATGCTGGTGTGGGGCGAGCGCGACGCCGCGCAGGCGGCCGCCACCGACGCCTATCCCGAGGCGTCGATAACCGCCGTCGAGCGGACCAACCCGTCGGCGCTGTTCGACGACGGGCTGGCGTTCGTGACGAGCCTGCTCGCGCTGGTCGTCGGCGTGGTCATCTGCGCGTCGTTCGTCGCGACGACGACGGGGATGACCGTCAACGAGGACCGGCGAACCCTCGCCGTGCTCGAGTCGATCGGCTTCTCGACGAGCAGCCGCCTCGCCATCGTCGCCGTCTCCACGCTGCTCACGACGTTGTTCGGCGCGCTCGTGGGCATCGTACTCGGTGCGGTCGGGATCTACGCGGTCAACGAGGTGGCCGCCGCGACCGTGGCGCCGGGCGCCGTCGCGCAACTCCACCCGGCGTTCGTCCCCTACGCAATCATCGTCGCGCTCGTCTCCGGACTGGTCGCGACGCCCTACCCGCTCCTGGTCGCCGCTCGAACGTCCGTCCTCGAGGAGGTGGGACGATGA